One segment of Thermoanaerobacter kivui DNA contains the following:
- a CDS encoding sunset domain-containing protein produces the protein MYHIPRDPWYDRTKAEVWFKTEAEAQAAGFRPPNGCLQ, from the coding sequence ATATACCACATTCCCAGAGATCCATGGTACGACAGAACAAAAGCGGAAGTGTGGTTCAAGACAGAAGCAGAGGCACAGGCAGCAGGGTTTAGACCACCGAATGGGTGCCTGCAATGA
- the dhiT gene encoding type II toxin-antitoxin system toxin DhiT, with protein sequence MPEVTRFYGIVIKMYFGDHFPPHFHAIYGEYVGVFDINTLKMIEGDLPRRARELVVEWASKYQRELLEMWETQVFRKLPGLE encoded by the coding sequence ATGCCAGAGGTAACAAGGTTTTATGGCATAGTAATTAAAATGTACTTTGGAGATCACTTTCCGCCACACTTTCATGCTATATATGGAGAATACGTAGGTGTATTTGATATTAATACTCTTAAAATGATTGAAGGAGATTTACCTAGAAGAGCAAGAGAGTTAGTCGTTGAATGGGCTAGCAAATATCAACGTGAACTTCTAGAAATGTGGGAGACTCAGGTATTTCGAAAATTGCCTGGATTGGAGTGA
- a CDS encoding DUF2442 domain-containing protein: protein MYKVVSVKATDDYKLLVTFDNGIVKEYDMKPKLNEWPFELLKNKAFFKAVKVDPGGYGVSWNSEMDLSEYELWKNGKEVNHSLN from the coding sequence ATGTATAAAGTTGTCAGTGTGAAAGCAACAGATGATTATAAACTGCTTGTTACTTTTGATAATGGAATAGTGAAAGAATACGATATGAAACCAAAGCTTAATGAGTGGCCGTTTGAGCTACTGAAAAACAAAGCTTTTTTCAAAGCGGTAAAAGTTGATCCAGGAGGATATGGTGTAAGTTGGAATAGCGAAATGGATTTGAGTGAATATGAGCTTTGGAAAAATGGTAAAGAAGTTAACCACAGTTTAAATTAA